The following are encoded together in the Poseidonibacter lekithochrous genome:
- a CDS encoding ribose-phosphate pyrophosphokinase: MSTFKLFSGSANPEFAAKVGDYLGIPVSNATLKKFSDGEISVQITESVRGQDVFIIQPTCAPANDNLMELLIMVDALKRSSARSISAVIPYYGYARQDRKAAPRVPITAKLTADLLEAAGINRVVTIDLHAAQIQGFFNIPADNLFGSILFANYIKEKELENPIIASPDIGGVARARSYADKLGYDLIIVDKKREKANVAEVMNIIGDVEGKDVILVDDMVDTAGTLVKAAEVLKKKGANSVMACCTHGVLSGPAYDRIANGVLDELVVADTIPIRENAEKITVLSASNIIGEAIRRIHNNESVNSIFNS, translated from the coding sequence ATGTCAACATTTAAACTTTTTAGTGGTTCAGCTAATCCTGAATTTGCAGCAAAAGTTGGGGATTACTTAGGAATTCCAGTATCAAACGCTACTTTAAAAAAATTCAGTGATGGAGAAATCTCTGTTCAAATTACTGAAAGTGTTAGAGGACAAGACGTATTTATTATTCAACCTACATGTGCTCCAGCTAATGACAACTTAATGGAGTTATTAATTATGGTAGATGCACTTAAAAGATCAAGTGCAAGATCAATTTCTGCAGTTATTCCATACTACGGATATGCAAGACAAGATAGAAAAGCAGCTCCAAGAGTTCCAATTACTGCGAAACTTACTGCTGATTTATTAGAAGCAGCTGGAATTAATAGAGTTGTAACTATTGATTTACATGCAGCTCAAATTCAAGGTTTCTTTAATATTCCTGCGGATAACTTATTTGGTTCAATTTTATTTGCAAATTACATCAAAGAAAAAGAATTAGAAAACCCTATTATTGCAAGTCCAGATATCGGTGGTGTTGCACGTGCAAGATCTTATGCTGATAAACTTGGTTATGATTTAATAATTGTTGATAAAAAAAGAGAAAAAGCTAATGTTGCTGAAGTTATGAACATCATTGGTGATGTTGAAGGTAAAGATGTAATCTTAGTTGATGATATGGTTGACACAGCTGGTACTTTAGTTAAAGCTGCAGAAGTATTAAAGAAAAAAGGTGCTAATTCAGTAATGGCATGCTGTACACATGGTGTATTAAGTGGACCTGCATACGATAGAATTGCGAATGGTGTTCTTGATGAATTAGTTGTAGCTGATACAATTCCTATTAGAGAAAATGCAGAAAAAATTACTGTATTATCAGCTTCTAATATAATTGGTGAAGCAATTAGAAGAATCCATAATAACGAATCTGTAAACTCAATTTTTAATTCTTAA
- the mnmA gene encoding tRNA 2-thiouridine(34) synthase MnmA: MQKKVMVGMSGGIDSSVTAYMLQKEGYEVEGVYLKLHNRTDGYHEKNLGHIEDVAKFLDIKYHVLDLSDKFTQEVYDYFVDSYLEGTTPNPCVKCNKQIKFGAMLQFAQDKDCSYLATGHYAKTDGKFFYEADDKSKDQSYFLSQVDKEALPYMMFPLSTYKKDDIVRLGEELDDVYKKITAKSESQEICFVETVYTDVVKKHANIDQKGDVLDEKGNVVGTHKGYAHYTIGKRRGFVVHGAHEPHFVTKLNPKDNTIVVGKKAALEINEVIANNLNMYIEKKEFDCTVKLRYRSNSIPCKIKIEDSKASISLEEPAFGVAAGQLAVFYDGQKVIGSAWIEDTK, encoded by the coding sequence ATGCAAAAAAAAGTAATGGTAGGTATGAGTGGAGGAATTGATTCTTCAGTTACTGCTTATATGCTACAAAAAGAAGGTTACGAAGTTGAAGGTGTTTACTTAAAACTTCATAATAGAACTGACGGTTACCACGAAAAAAACTTAGGACATATTGAAGATGTTGCTAAATTCTTAGATATTAAATATCACGTATTAGACTTAAGCGATAAATTTACACAAGAAGTATATGACTACTTTGTAGATTCTTACCTAGAGGGAACTACTCCTAACCCATGTGTAAAATGTAATAAACAAATCAAGTTTGGTGCAATGTTACAATTTGCTCAAGATAAAGACTGTTCATATCTTGCAACTGGACACTATGCTAAAACAGATGGTAAATTTTTCTATGAAGCTGATGATAAAAGTAAAGATCAATCTTACTTCTTATCACAAGTAGATAAAGAAGCACTTCCATATATGATGTTCCCCTTAAGTACTTACAAAAAAGACGACATTGTTAGACTTGGTGAAGAATTAGATGATGTATATAAAAAGATTACAGCAAAAAGTGAATCACAAGAGATTTGTTTTGTTGAAACAGTATATACCGATGTTGTAAAAAAACATGCCAATATTGACCAAAAAGGTGATGTTTTAGATGAAAAAGGTAATGTTGTTGGAACTCATAAAGGTTATGCACATTATACAATTGGTAAAAGAAGAGGCTTTGTAGTTCATGGAGCACATGAACCACATTTTGTTACAAAATTAAACCCTAAGGATAATACTATTGTTGTTGGGAAAAAAGCTGCTTTAGAAATTAATGAAGTAATAGCTAACAATTTAAATATGTATATTGAGAAAAAAGAATTTGACTGTACTGTAAAGTTAAGATATAGATCAAATTCTATACCATGTAAAATTAAAATTGAAGATTCAAAAGCTTCAATTTCTTTAGAAGAACCCGCTTTTGGAGTTGCTGCTGGACAATTAGCAGTATTCTATGATGGTCAAAAAGTTATAGGTTCCGCTTGGATCGAAGATACAAAATAA
- the mnmA gene encoding tRNA 2-thiouridine(34) synthase MnmA, with the protein MKKKVVVGMSGGVDSSVTALLLKQQGYEVIGLFMRNWDYGVKGSQCPNRIEFEDAKKVGEIIGIEVKGKDFVEEYRGKVFDVFLEGLKKGLTPNPDILCNREIKFNVFLNEAKKMGADFIAMGHYAKISKHEDHYVLDTPKDSSKDQSYFLHALSSEQLSQAMFPLGDLTKTEVREIAREHNLPVSDKKDSTGICFIGNQRFDDFITQHLKAVPGDIIDENGKVIGKHKGLICYTLGQRKGIGLGGIKETESDGHIHKPWYAAQKNIENNTLTVVQDTVHPLLMNQNVEASHMHWVLEHAPKIGDKLMAQIRYRQQKQACTVTSTEGDKVIVTFDKPQRAVTLGQSLVLYDGEYCLGGGFISNYFN; encoded by the coding sequence ATGAAGAAAAAAGTAGTTGTTGGAATGTCTGGTGGTGTTGATTCATCAGTTACTGCTTTATTGTTAAAACAGCAAGGTTATGAAGTAATAGGCTTATTTATGCGAAATTGGGACTATGGTGTAAAAGGTAGTCAATGTCCTAATCGTATAGAGTTTGAAGATGCAAAAAAAGTTGGTGAAATAATTGGCATTGAAGTAAAAGGTAAAGACTTTGTTGAAGAATACAGAGGAAAAGTATTTGATGTATTCTTAGAAGGTTTAAAAAAAGGACTTACTCCTAATCCAGATATTTTATGTAATAGAGAAATCAAGTTTAATGTATTTTTAAATGAAGCTAAAAAAATGGGTGCTGATTTTATTGCAATGGGACATTATGCAAAGATATCTAAACATGAAGACCACTATGTATTAGATACTCCAAAAGACAGTTCAAAAGATCAATCTTACTTTTTACATGCACTATCTAGTGAACAACTTTCACAAGCTATGTTTCCACTTGGAGATTTAACAAAAACAGAAGTGCGAGAAATTGCAAGAGAACATAATCTTCCAGTTAGTGATAAAAAAGATAGTACTGGTATATGTTTTATTGGTAATCAAAGATTTGATGATTTTATTACACAACATTTAAAAGCCGTTCCTGGTGATATTATAGATGAAAATGGAAAAGTAATAGGTAAACACAAAGGTCTTATTTGTTACACATTAGGTCAAAGAAAAGGTATTGGTCTTGGTGGAATTAAAGAGACTGAATCTGATGGACATATCCATAAGCCATGGTATGCTGCACAAAAAAATATTGAAAACAATACACTAACAGTTGTTCAAGATACAGTTCATCCATTATTAATGAACCAAAATGTTGAAGCCTCTCATATGCACTGGGTATTAGAGCATGCACCTAAAATTGGTGATAAACTAATGGCACAAATTAGATATAGACAACAAAAACAAGCTTGTACAGTAACATCAACGGAAGGGGATAAAGTCATAGTTACATTTGATAAACCTCAAAGAGCTGTTACTTTAGGACAAAGTCTTGTTTTATATGATGGTGAATACTGCCTTGGTGGTGGATTTATAAGTAATTACTTTAATTAG
- the folK gene encoding 2-amino-4-hydroxy-6-hydroxymethyldihydropteridine diphosphokinase, which yields MKKKISESLTLFRTSNFPYVNKKKSSKRHIVTIGIGGNVGNVKQTFDKLLLCLNSHTKFDIIMASPLLQNPPFGYLEQNDFLNGIITLKTNLAPNEFLKIMQRLEIRYGRKRSFQDAPRTLDIDIIFFDNKKIHTENLIIPHKDWANRESVIIPLNYMKTIKTRANKIYRIYKGRK from the coding sequence TTGAAAAAAAAAATAAGTGAAAGTTTAACACTTTTTAGAACAAGCAATTTTCCTTATGTAAATAAGAAAAAATCCTCAAAAAGACATATTGTTACTATCGGAATTGGGGGAAATGTAGGAAATGTAAAACAAACATTTGACAAGTTATTATTGTGTTTAAATAGTCATACAAAATTTGATATTATAATGGCAAGTCCCCTACTTCAGAATCCACCTTTTGGATATTTAGAACAAAATGACTTTTTAAATGGTATAATCACGCTTAAAACTAATCTAGCTCCTAATGAATTTTTAAAAATTATGCAAAGGCTAGAAATTAGATATGGAAGAAAGCGATCCTTTCAAGATGCGCCTAGAACTCTGGATATAGATATTATATTTTTTGATAATAAGAAAATTCATACAGAAAACCTTATTATCCCTCACAAAGACTGGGCAAATAGAGAATCAGTGATTATTCCTTTAAATTATATGAAAACAATAAAAACAAGAGCAAATAAAATATATAGAATTTATAAGGGTAGAAAATGA
- a CDS encoding M24 family metallopeptidase: MKNFILRDENAVYFESKFSCDNVIFLKLGSDRYFITDARYTTEAKEFAKDCEVIESSNLVETAKEILIKNKIKKITFDPNDFTYALYTNLSKDLKTQFIQEPNFSKQKRIIKSDEEIEILAKAAKHGRKGFKELAKYIRKNGFKKSEQHLFFKGLEKMSQMGKLDLSFDPIIAINENAAKPHALPSKKKLKLNDLLLVDAGVKYKRYCSDRTCTAAVNFENFSFKREQKFKKHKHQKIYDLVYKAQLNAIENAKVGMKASQIDNLTRSVIEKAGYGKYFIHSTGHGVGLDIHEFPNINSKSDVIIEDNMVFTVEPGIYIPNEFGVRIEDTVVMKNGKAIIL, translated from the coding sequence ATGAAAAATTTTATTTTACGAGATGAAAATGCAGTTTATTTTGAATCAAAGTTTTCTTGTGACAATGTAATTTTCCTAAAATTAGGTAGTGATAGATACTTTATTACTGATGCAAGATATACTACAGAAGCAAAAGAGTTTGCTAAAGATTGCGAAGTAATTGAATCATCAAATCTAGTGGAAACTGCAAAAGAAATTCTAATAAAAAATAAGATAAAAAAAATTACTTTTGATCCTAATGACTTTACATATGCACTATATACAAATCTAAGTAAAGATTTAAAAACACAATTTATTCAAGAGCCGAATTTTTCTAAGCAAAAAAGAATTATTAAAAGTGATGAAGAGATAGAAATATTAGCTAAAGCTGCAAAACATGGTAGAAAAGGTTTTAAAGAACTAGCTAAATATATTAGAAAAAATGGTTTTAAAAAATCTGAGCAACATTTATTTTTTAAAGGTTTAGAGAAAATGAGCCAAATGGGAAAACTAGATCTTAGTTTTGATCCTATTATTGCCATTAATGAAAATGCAGCAAAACCCCATGCACTTCCAAGTAAAAAGAAATTAAAACTTAATGATTTATTATTAGTTGATGCGGGAGTTAAATATAAAAGATATTGTTCTGATAGAACTTGTACCGCAGCTGTTAATTTTGAAAACTTCTCTTTTAAGAGAGAACAAAAATTCAAGAAACATAAACATCAAAAAATTTATGACTTAGTTTACAAAGCACAATTAAATGCAATTGAAAATGCAAAAGTAGGAATGAAAGCTAGTCAAATTGATAATCTTACTAGATCTGTTATTGAAAAAGCTGGATATGGGAAATACTTTATTCACAGTACTGGACATGGAGTAGGATTAGATATTCATGAATTTCCAAATATTAACAGTAAATCAGATGTAATAATTGAAGATAATATGGTCTTTACAGTTGAACCTGGAATTTATATACCAAATGAATTTGGTGTTAGAATTGAAGATACAGTTGTAATGAAAAATGGTAAAGCCATTATCCTTTAA
- the aroQ gene encoding type II 3-dehydroquinate dehydratase gives MKIAVIQGPNLNMLGIREQHIYGPMSLDQIHEQLKNAAEQNGVELEFFQSNLEGEIVDRVQECLGTVDGIMINPAAYSHTSIAIKDALAAVEMPTVEVHISNIYKREEFRQKSVTAGSTTGVITGFGPFGYHMGLIALMQIISEIKAVEEAQQETAE, from the coding sequence ATGAAAATAGCCGTAATTCAAGGACCAAACTTAAATATGTTAGGTATTAGAGAACAACACATTTATGGTCCAATGAGTTTAGATCAAATTCATGAACAACTAAAAAATGCAGCAGAACAAAATGGAGTAGAATTAGAATTCTTCCAGTCAAACCTAGAGGGTGAGATTGTAGATAGAGTTCAAGAATGTTTAGGAACAGTAGATGGTATTATGATTAATCCAGCTGCATATTCACATACTTCAATTGCAATCAAAGATGCATTAGCAGCTGTTGAAATGCCAACAGTAGAAGTACATATTTCAAATATTTATAAAAGAGAAGAATTCAGACAAAAATCTGTAACTGCTGGTTCTACAACTGGTGTTATTACAGGATTTGGACCATTTGGTTACCACATGGGATTAATTGCATTAATGCAAATTATTTCTGAAATCAAAGCAGTAGAAGAAGCTCAACAAGAAACTGCTGAATAA
- the mqnF gene encoding aminofutalosine deaminase family hydrolase produces the protein MKILSAKWVLTCDENNSIIENGAVVFNEKIIDIDSLENIQKKYPDLEVEESKENSVLMPGLINSHVHLEFSANSTTLKYGNFMNWLNSVIKNRDALVEKATSKLISTKLDRMKKTGTTSIGAISSYSFDLEACIKSPINTVFFCEVIGTKMDMVDTLFADFKSRLEGAKQSASKNFIPAVAIHSPYSVHPFLVRESLRLAKEENFAVSSHFLESPEEFEWLHKDQGLFIDFFKNFLGQDKAVTKPMEFLNNFSNVNNLSFTHCVEASDADIEKIKSLGASINHCVTSNRVLNNSKLDISKLDDINLTIGTDGLSSNNSLSMFDELRNALMMHTDININSLASKLLKAATLNGAKALGLNKGALQKDLDADIISFTLPDDIEESEDLAMHIILHTKFVDKTIIGGIDA, from the coding sequence ATGAAAATATTAAGTGCAAAGTGGGTACTTACCTGCGATGAAAATAACAGTATCATTGAAAATGGTGCTGTTGTTTTTAATGAAAAAATAATAGACATAGACTCTCTTGAAAATATCCAAAAAAAATATCCAGACTTAGAAGTAGAAGAATCAAAAGAAAATTCAGTTTTAATGCCAGGGCTTATTAATTCCCATGTACATTTAGAGTTTTCTGCTAATAGTACAACTTTAAAGTATGGTAACTTTATGAACTGGTTAAATTCAGTAATTAAAAATAGAGATGCTCTAGTAGAAAAAGCTACAAGTAAATTAATCTCTACAAAACTTGATAGAATGAAAAAAACTGGTACTACAAGTATTGGTGCAATTTCTTCTTATTCGTTTGATTTAGAAGCTTGTATTAAAAGTCCTATTAATACTGTATTCTTTTGTGAAGTAATTGGTACGAAAATGGATATGGTTGATACTTTATTCGCTGATTTTAAATCAAGACTAGAAGGTGCTAAACAAAGTGCTAGTAAGAATTTTATTCCTGCTGTTGCTATTCACTCACCTTATTCAGTACATCCTTTTTTAGTTAGAGAATCATTACGGCTAGCAAAAGAAGAAAATTTTGCAGTATCATCTCATTTTTTAGAATCTCCAGAAGAGTTTGAATGGTTACATAAAGACCAAGGTCTTTTTATTGATTTCTTTAAAAACTTTTTAGGTCAAGATAAAGCTGTTACAAAACCTATGGAGTTTTTAAATAACTTCTCAAATGTGAATAACTTATCTTTTACACATTGTGTGGAAGCAAGTGATGCTGATATTGAAAAAATTAAATCTTTAGGTGCTAGTATAAACCATTGTGTTACTTCAAATAGAGTATTAAATAATTCAAAACTAGATATTAGTAAATTAGATGATATCAATCTTACTATTGGTACTGATGGATTAAGTTCTAATAATTCTTTATCTATGTTTGATGAATTAAGAAATGCTTTAATGATGCATACAGATATTAATATTAACTCTTTAGCTAGTAAGTTATTAAAAGCTGCAACACTTAATGGTGCAAAAGCTTTAGGATTAAATAAAGGTGCTTTACAAAAAGATTTAGATGCTGATATTATTTCATTTACATTGCCAGATGATATTGAAGAGAGTGAAGATTTAGCTATGCATATTATATTACATACTAAATTCGTAGATAAAACAATTATAGGAGGAATAGATGCTTAA
- the sppA gene encoding signal peptide peptidase SppA, which translates to MLNFFKTIFSPIIAILDFITKYFKTVVFLTIIYFVVYGTNGNNMDSGSFETANLQRIDLVGPILDVSKTLEDIEKAKNDSNIKGVLLVVNSPGGSVAPSVELAYAIKELKTVKPVIAYASGVIASGSYYASIWADKIIANPGSMVGSIGVIMQGVNTEELMAKIGVSTQTVKAGKYKESGTPTRKWFDYEKQQLQSIIDDTYQMFISDVASARKLNVKDHTIYADAKVFTARQAKNVGLVDEVATISSAKSQIAKLSKVKVAVWNKQDKFEKFMDKLISETVSKISMNFASTLKAY; encoded by the coding sequence ATGCTTAATTTCTTTAAAACTATTTTCTCTCCTATTATTGCTATATTAGATTTTATTACAAAATATTTTAAGACAGTTGTATTTTTAACTATTATTTATTTTGTTGTATATGGTACTAATGGCAATAATATGGATTCAGGAAGTTTTGAAACTGCAAACTTACAAAGAATTGATCTTGTGGGGCCAATTTTAGATGTAAGTAAAACATTAGAAGATATAGAAAAAGCTAAAAATGATTCTAATATAAAAGGTGTTTTACTTGTAGTGAATTCTCCTGGTGGATCTGTTGCTCCATCTGTTGAATTAGCTTATGCAATAAAAGAACTTAAAACAGTTAAACCAGTTATTGCTTATGCAAGTGGTGTAATTGCAAGTGGTTCATATTATGCTTCTATTTGGGCAGATAAAATTATTGCAAACCCTGGATCTATGGTTGGTTCAATTGGAGTTATTATGCAAGGTGTAAATACTGAAGAGCTAATGGCAAAAATTGGAGTTTCAACTCAAACAGTGAAAGCTGGTAAATACAAAGAGTCAGGAACACCAACTAGAAAATGGTTTGATTATGAAAAACAACAATTACAAAGTATTATTGATGATACTTACCAAATGTTTATAAGTGATGTTGCAAGTGCAAGAAAACTTAATGTTAAAGATCATACTATTTATGCAGATGCAAAAGTATTTACTGCAAGACAAGCCAAAAATGTTGGTTTAGTTGATGAGGTAGCTACTATTTCAAGTGCAAAAAGTCAAATTGCAAAACTATCAAAAGTTAAAGTTGCAGTTTGGAATAAACAAGATAAATTTGAAAAATTTATGGATAAGTTGATCAGTGAAACTGTATCAAAAATCTCAATGAATTTTGCAAGTACACTAAAAGCTTATTAA
- a CDS encoding DEAD/DEAH box helicase, whose product MSFTQLGLNSDILKAIKEQGYTEPTPIQKQAIPVILQKEDVLAAAQTGTGKTAGFTLPMLNLLSAKSPKKGNKPYVRALILTPTRELASQVAQNVEEYSQYLPIKTSVIFGGVGINPQKAQLRKGVDIVIATPGRLLDHVSQNSIDLSRVEFLVLDEADRMLDMGFIHDIKKVISNLPSHRQNLLFSATFSDEIKKLAGGFLNNPKIIEVARRNTSSAQVEQIVHYVKKDQKRNLLCYIIKENNLSQVLVFTRTKHGANRLTDYLKNYNISAAAIHGSKSQGARTKALADFKSNEIRVLVATDIAARGIDIELLPNVINYELPNVPEDYVHRIGRTGRAGNVGIAMSLVCNEEFEYLRDIEKLIKKDLEVVAIDGYTVSKLTKVKKDTSNKNNNSRNSNRNSKPKENKREKRTDRKDDKNPRNKSAKDNKKRFDKKSENKSLIETWEKELKKEKAKPRNRRISSESQRRVSSRNS is encoded by the coding sequence ATGTCATTTACACAATTAGGTTTAAATAGTGATATCCTAAAAGCTATTAAAGAGCAAGGATATACAGAACCTACACCAATACAAAAACAAGCTATTCCAGTTATTCTACAAAAAGAAGACGTTTTAGCAGCAGCTCAAACGGGAACAGGAAAAACAGCAGGTTTTACACTACCAATGTTAAATCTACTTAGTGCAAAATCTCCTAAAAAAGGTAATAAACCTTATGTTAGAGCTTTAATTTTAACACCAACAAGAGAGTTAGCTTCTCAAGTTGCACAAAATGTAGAGGAATACAGTCAATATCTTCCTATTAAAACTTCAGTGATATTTGGAGGAGTTGGAATCAACCCTCAAAAAGCACAATTAAGAAAAGGAGTTGATATAGTAATTGCAACTCCTGGAAGATTATTAGATCACGTATCACAAAACTCAATAGATTTATCAAGAGTTGAATTTTTAGTTCTTGATGAAGCAGATAGAATGTTAGATATGGGATTTATTCATGATATTAAAAAAGTAATATCAAATCTTCCATCTCACAGACAAAATCTTCTATTCTCTGCTACTTTTTCTGATGAAATTAAAAAACTAGCAGGTGGATTTTTAAATAATCCAAAAATAATTGAAGTAGCTAGAAGAAATACATCTTCAGCTCAAGTTGAACAAATTGTTCATTATGTGAAAAAAGATCAGAAAAGAAATTTATTATGTTACATAATTAAAGAAAATAATTTATCACAAGTATTAGTATTTACTCGTACTAAACATGGTGCAAATAGATTAACTGATTATTTAAAAAATTATAATATCTCAGCTGCTGCTATTCATGGTAGTAAATCACAAGGTGCAAGAACAAAAGCATTAGCTGATTTTAAATCAAATGAAATTAGAGTTTTAGTAGCAACTGATATTGCGGCTCGTGGTATTGATATTGAACTTTTACCAAATGTAATTAATTATGAGTTACCAAATGTTCCAGAAGATTATGTTCACAGAATCGGTAGAACTGGTAGAGCTGGTAATGTAGGAATTGCAATGTCTTTAGTTTGTAATGAAGAGTTTGAATATTTAAGAGATATTGAGAAGTTAATTAAAAAAGATTTAGAAGTAGTAGCTATTGATGGATATACAGTATCAAAATTAACTAAAGTTAAAAAAGATACTAGTAACAAAAACAATAATTCTAGAAACTCAAATAGAAACTCTAAACCAAAAGAGAATAAAAGAGAAAAAAGAACAGATAGAAAAGATGATAAAAACCCTAGAAATAAATCTGCAAAAGATAATAAAAAAAGATTTGATAAAAAAAGTGAAAATAAATCTTTAATTGAAACTTGGGAAAAAGAGTTAAAAAAAGAAAAAGCAAAACCTAGAAATAGAAGAATTTCTAGTGAATCTCAAAGAAGAGTTTCTTCAAGAAATAGCTAA